The DNA window CTAATAAACGGGACAGACTGAACATATTGCCCTGATCGATAGCGGCAACATCTTTTTTGTCATAATCAGGTGAGAGGAAAGGCGCATTATAGAAATACTGTGGCTCTGGCCGGTAGGCTGCCAGTCCGCCATAGTATTGAGGCCATTTGCGGGCTATGATGATCCTTTCCCGGGTAAGTGGTTTATCGCCGGGGTAGGGCGCGATGGACTGCAGTTCCCTGAGGGCTTCCTCATTTTTCAGGCGGGAGGCTTCCTTCAGGGCAAACTCAAAGCTGACACGCTCATTGTCCATCGTGTTGATGTTCTGACCTACACCAACGTAGGCATAAAAGAGGTCCGGGCGTTTCAGCACAGCTCTCATAGACACGATTGTGCCCCAGCTGTGTCCCATCAGGATCAGTTTCTTTTTGTTGTACTTTTTCCGGATCTGTTCTGCCAGTTCGATAGCATCATTAACGTAGGTGTCTATATGAATAGTGGGGCCTAGTGTGGTGGTATCGTTGGCGAGATAGGTTTTGCCGGAAGCCCGCTGGTCGTACTGGACCATGGTGAAATACTCTTCCACCGGGCGTTGCCAGATCCAGGTGACAGGCGCCATAGGAGAGGCAGGGCCGCCGTGAACAAACAGGATGATAGGATTGTCTTTG is part of the Chitinophaga flava genome and encodes:
- a CDS encoding alpha/beta fold hydrolase yields the protein MQPNLARATIGLTNNLYHVKNLLLLLLLFAFLPYSFGQNSDVPDKYAGGKKVITEFSKILNPNGIQENFEANIGGVKQWVFVRGQDKDNPIILFVHGGPASPMAPVTWIWQRPVEEYFTMVQYDQRASGKTYLANDTTTLGPTIHIDTYVNDAIELAEQIRKKYNKKKLILMGHSWGTIVSMRAVLKRPDLFYAYVGVGQNINTMDNERVSFEFALKEASRLKNEEALRELQSIAPYPGDKPLTRERIIIARKWPQYYGGLAAYRPEPQYFYNAPFLSPDYDKKDVAAIDQGNMFSLSRLLAEFLAVDLKNVKTFPIPVLMFMGRHDYTTPSEPTDAWLKQVKAPYKKGIWFEKSSHLIPIEEPGKFLLTLVQDVRPLALK